A window from Cyanobacteriota bacterium encodes these proteins:
- a CDS encoding anti-sigma regulatory factor — protein MTPEKPDDEEMVVKKISLRVRTDRAVFDQVLSWFDTLNQPPTVDNRTWWQCQTVLKEGFDNVVDYAHKDLIPDTPIDIEAVRRKASIEIRIWDQGKPFDLKRKLAQMPTLDENYDGERGRGLRIMEKVADELSYDRTSDNRNCLVIIKQLTNENSLAAKAGN, from the coding sequence ATGACACCGGAAAAGCCTGATGACGAAGAGATGGTTGTGAAAAAGATAAGTCTCCGTGTTAGGACGGATAGAGCAGTTTTTGACCAAGTTCTCTCTTGGTTCGACACGCTGAATCAGCCACCAACAGTTGACAACCGAACATGGTGGCAATGTCAAACCGTCCTCAAGGAAGGATTTGATAATGTGGTGGATTATGCTCACAAAGATTTAATCCCGGATACGCCGATCGATATTGAAGCGGTAAGGCGTAAAGCATCGATAGAAATTCGCATATGGGATCAAGGCAAGCCCTTTGACTTGAAGCGCAAACTCGCTCAAATGCCCACTCTGGACGAGAATTATGATGGCGAGCGAGGACGAGGTCTGCGTATTATGGAAAAAGTCGCTGACGAACTGAGCTACGATCGTACAAGCGACAATCGTAACTGTTTGGTGATTATCAAGCAACTAACCAACGAGAACTCCCTAGCCGCAAAGGCAGGCAATTAA
- a CDS encoding sucrose-phosphate phosphatase, whose product MIKFLFITDLDNTLVGNRQATDALLHKLLLIREQIYVIYATGRSIHSASDLKTDQGLLEPDYWVTGVGSEIYHRGQQDQTWAARLSIDWNRAAIADLLRAYDELLPQPAAEQNPWKISYFLKPTADPTILTRIENQLADFGAKLIFSSGQDVDILPRSGDKGLAITYLREHLAMPPEKTVVCGDSGNDISLFQQGTLGIIVGNARAELLDWYSRYGTPQQYVANAPYAWGILEGLQHFGFL is encoded by the coding sequence GTGATAAAATTTTTGTTCATTACTGATCTAGATAACACGTTAGTAGGCAACCGTCAGGCCACTGATGCCCTACTTCACAAACTCTTGTTAATTCGAGAGCAAATTTATGTGATTTATGCAACAGGACGATCTATCCACTCTGCCAGCGATTTAAAGACTGACCAGGGGTTGCTCGAGCCAGACTATTGGGTAACTGGGGTAGGCAGCGAAATCTATCACCGAGGGCAACAGGATCAGACTTGGGCAGCTCGTCTATCAATCGATTGGAATCGAGCAGCGATCGCAGACCTTCTACGAGCCTATGACGAGCTATTGCCCCAACCAGCAGCAGAACAAAATCCCTGGAAAATCAGCTACTTCCTAAAGCCAACTGCAGATCCCACCATCTTGACTAGGATAGAAAATCAACTAGCTGATTTTGGAGCAAAGCTAATCTTTAGTAGCGGTCAAGATGTGGACATTTTGCCGCGATCAGGCGATAAAGGTTTAGCTATCACCTACCTACGAGAACACTTAGCAATGCCCCCAGAAAAAACAGTGGTCTGTGGTGACTCTGGCAATGATATCAGTCTTTTTCAACAGGGAACCTTGGGGATAATTGTGGGGAATGCTCGCGCAGAGCTGCTGGACTGGTATAGCCGATACGGAACTCCTCAACAGTATGTAGCTAATGCCCCCTATGCTTGGGGCATTCTCGAAGGATTGCAACACTTTGGCTTTTTGTGA
- a CDS encoding pyridoxamine 5'-phosphate oxidase family protein, whose amino-acid sequence MAKLVKCITPELQAFIEAQHLFFVATAPLAPTGHVNLSPKGLDTFRVITSQQVAYLDLTGSGNETSAHLQENGRITIMFCAFTGKPQILRLYGQGRVVLQGDAEWNTLRACFPDIPGARQIIVVDITRVQTSCGFAVPLYQYQHQRDTLVNWALSKGPDGLKRYHQQKNLRSIDGLPTSLGQRQR is encoded by the coding sequence ATGGCGAAACTAGTTAAGTGCATTACTCCAGAACTGCAAGCCTTTATAGAGGCTCAACATCTATTCTTCGTAGCTACTGCTCCCCTAGCTCCAACTGGACATGTCAACCTTTCTCCAAAAGGGCTAGATACATTTCGAGTCATTACTTCCCAGCAGGTTGCCTACTTAGACTTGACGGGCAGTGGCAACGAAACTTCGGCTCACTTGCAAGAAAATGGCCGGATCACAATTATGTTTTGTGCCTTTACAGGCAAGCCCCAGATTCTGCGCCTTTATGGTCAAGGACGGGTAGTGTTACAGGGTGACGCTGAGTGGAATACCCTACGAGCGTGCTTTCCAGACATCCCTGGTGCTCGCCAAATAATAGTTGTAGATATTACTCGTGTCCAAACATCCTGTGGTTTTGCTGTCCCACTTTACCAGTATCAACATCAGCGAGATACCCTTGTGAATTGGGCACTGTCAAAAGGGCCAGATGGTCTCAAGCGCTACCATCAACAGAAAAACTTGAGGAGCATTGATGGCTTACCAACCTCGTTGGGTCAGCGTCAGAGGTAA
- a CDS encoding glycerate kinase, with the protein MIDWPYVLNTTQLAVDQQSALASLLLKDRNRAQALHLPIDQVHELVRQQWQLLRSVYPQLRQHYPPIAHGLVNESDLCLSLWTLWMPLARLMSLWRQQLSRPLIVGIVGGQGTGKTTLSNLISLLLGHMGYASLSISLDDLYKTYADRQRLQQQDPRLKWRGPPGTHDVSLGIQTLDQLRLGCSRPIAIPRFDKSAYDGIGERTSPEYVSNIEIVLFEGWFVGVQPVDPSKFVDAPEPIRTAQDRQFARDMNDRLREYLPLWERIDRLLVLNPVDYRLSKQWRQQAERERIAAGGHGMSNDEVEQFVHYFWRALHPELFISPLIQNHSRADLVLDVNPDHSYGKVYKP; encoded by the coding sequence ATGATAGATTGGCCTTATGTGTTAAACACTACTCAGCTAGCTGTTGATCAACAGTCAGCATTAGCAAGTCTATTGTTGAAGGATCGCAATCGTGCTCAAGCACTTCATCTCCCGATTGATCAGGTTCATGAGTTGGTACGCCAGCAATGGCAACTGCTCCGTAGTGTTTACCCACAGCTAAGGCAACACTATCCACCGATCGCGCATGGTTTAGTGAATGAATCAGACTTGTGTTTGTCACTGTGGACGCTATGGATGCCCTTGGCCAGATTAATGAGTCTTTGGCGACAGCAGCTTAGCCGACCACTGATTGTTGGCATAGTCGGCGGGCAGGGTACAGGCAAAACAACGCTGAGTAATCTAATCAGCTTGTTGCTGGGTCACATGGGATATGCTAGCCTCAGCATCTCTTTGGATGATTTGTATAAAACCTATGCTGATCGCCAACGGTTACAACAACAAGATCCACGTTTGAAGTGGCGTGGGCCACCTGGCACTCATGATGTGTCGTTAGGGATCCAAACGCTAGATCAACTCCGGTTAGGTTGCTCTCGCCCAATTGCAATTCCCCGGTTTGACAAATCTGCCTATGACGGCATTGGTGAACGAACATCACCAGAGTACGTGAGCAATATAGAAATTGTTCTATTTGAGGGCTGGTTTGTCGGTGTTCAGCCTGTGGATCCCAGCAAATTTGTAGATGCACCTGAGCCTATTAGAACCGCACAGGATCGCCAATTTGCGCGAGACATGAACGATCGACTCCGAGAGTATTTACCCCTATGGGAGCGAATCGATCGGCTGTTAGTTCTGAACCCGGTTGACTACCGCCTGAGCAAGCAATGGCGACAACAAGCTGAACGTGAGCGCATTGCTGCTGGTGGTCATGGTATGAGTAATGACGAGGTAGAGCAGTTCGTGCATTATTTTTGGCGAGCCTTGCATCCTGAGCTATTCATTAGTCCCCTAATTCAGAACCATTCACGAGCTGATCTGGTGCTAGATGTTAACCCGGATCACTCATACGGCAAAGTTTACAAACCGTAA
- a CDS encoding DUF565 domain-containing protein — translation MQNTRLNTLVDLAISRGKEWLQNPWRRLSLILIGLFFGFYIANAISTVSGQTAELDILGAALATGFTEIISWLVYRSGNKVPLADVLNAFKVGLIYGYALEAFKLGS, via the coding sequence ATGCAGAATACACGTTTGAACACTCTTGTTGACTTGGCAATTAGCCGTGGCAAAGAGTGGCTTCAAAATCCCTGGCGGCGACTCTCGCTAATCCTGATTGGACTGTTCTTTGGGTTCTACATAGCCAATGCCATTTCTACTGTATCTGGACAAACTGCTGAATTAGATATTCTAGGAGCAGCACTCGCAACCGGATTTACAGAGATAATTAGTTGGTTAGTTTATCGATCAGGTAATAAGGTGCCTCTAGCCGATGTATTGAACGCTTTTAAAGTTGGTTTGATTTATGGCTATGCTCTAGAAGCCTTTAAGTTGGGCAGTTAA